CTGGAAAGATCGCGTCACACGCTCAGGAGACATTTCACGTAATAGACGCCGACCACCCTGATGAACTTACTGCTCTTGACATCAAGAAACAATGGCATCAACTTATATCCTTCCATCCTGATTTTGCCGCTTATGCGCAGCTCTACAGTTATGAAGACGGAGAAGGCATTTTTATGCCAATCATGAAAAACATGATAAAACTCGAGCACAACTCGAAAATATGCCTCACATTCGAAAACTTCCCCAGGATGTATCCACTATTCTTTGAGCGCATGAAGAAGACTCTCCGCCTGCTTGAAGATTCCATGGGAGTCCCTGCCGACATTGAATATGCTTATGAGCCGACAGAGGATTCTTTCTGTATCATCCAGTCACGCCCGTTCTGGTGCAAGACTTGTCTTGACTCCGGCATACCGGACCTGGGAGACAGACAGATACTTCTCCGTGCCGGCACAATGGTAACACCCGGTTGTCTGGAACACATATCAGCCATTGTTTACGTGGACCACAATCTTTACTATTCAAGCCCTGATTTTTATTCAGTGGCAAGGGGCATAGGTCATGTTAACGAGAGCCTAGCAGGCATACCCTACATTCTGGTCTCGCCCGGGCGGATCGGGTCGAGCAACCCTGCGCTCGGAGTCCCGGTCCAGTATGACGAGCTTACCAACTGCAGCTGCATCGTTGAGCTGGGCATCCAGAGACTTGGATTCATGCCCGAGCTCTCCTACGGGACACACTTTTTCTCTGATCTTGAAGTTGATAATGTTCTGTATATGCCTGTCTTTGATGGAGAACAGAAAAACATACTTAACAGGGATTGGTTTGAAAGTAAAAAATGGGAACAGGGACCAAACCCCGCGATCAGGATATACAGGGGTGATTTCTCCGCGTACATGGACGGTGAGACAAATCAGGGCGTTATAGTCGACAACTGTAATGAATAAAACCCCGCAGCGGGGGGCTCTGATGTGAGCCCCCCGTTTTTTGATCGGAGCAAGACTTTATCCGGCTATGTTATCAGCCAAGAAGGGTTTCGAGTATTTCGGCAGTTTCTCCAAGTGCGACAGCGTCAATTTCCTCAGGATCCTTTGCCTCTTCTTCCATCTCTGCGATACGTGCCCTCACCGCTTCAACATCCTCAAGAACACCTGCGGCCTCGTATCCCTCTTTGAGCACCTGCATCTCCTTCTCGTCATTCAGCCTGCCCGTGAGGTATCCGAGCAGAAATGTCGGTGCGCTGAGAGCAGCTAAACGTTTATCGGAGCTGCACCATGGGTCGGCCAGATATGTCGCGTAGCTGATGATATCTTCGAGATCTTCGTCTATATCATCTTCCATCTCCGGCATATCCCATATGTTTAGGACAAAAAACGGAACGTCCGGCGCGAGCGAGATAGCATAGTTCACTGCATCCCTTATCTCTCCCTGGTCTGCCTCCGTCTCTATCATTGCGATCGCGCGCGCGTGCTCTCCGACTACTGATTCAAGCGGGTCGGCATCAAGTGTCTCCAATATCTCACGGTACATCTGAAGGTCCAGCATGCAGCGGTAGAGGAGAGTACGGCTCGGAAAGGCACCTTCATCATCGAAATTGGCAAATTCGCGCGCCACTTCAAGAGCTGCCTCCGGTTCCCCCTCTGCAAGCAGGGCGTAACCGAGGTTCATCATTATTGTGCAGTAGACCTGCGCATCGCGGTCATCCTCCATCACCGGAGGCATCTCCTTTGCGTCGACTACCGCCCTGATATTGTCCAGTGCTTCGCGCAGCATGTCAAGGTTCTCAACGCAGTCCTCATACTCCATAGTCTCCCACACTGCAAGTTTTCCATAAGGGTTCTCCGGGTCCGCCTCAAGCAGCTGCTCCCCTATTTCGCGTATCTCCTCATTTGTCTCTGCCGCGTCCAGCTTCTCAATCAGTTGCTGAATGTTCATCTCAATAACCTCTCCTCGGTCTTTTATGTGTGTTTGTTATATGTGAGCAACAACCAACAATGCCATGCCGTTTGGCTGGAGCTTCATTATATAGCGATATTCTCCTGACGTGCAGCTCCGCTGGCGTCCGTCAAGCATGCTGCCGTATAAACCTATAGTCATAAGTTTTTCACGTGCTGTTTCGACAGTAATTTTAGCATGAAGCGCAATCATCACCTGTATGCAGATACTCTCAAATACATCCCCATCCTCAACCATGCCGTCTCTTGCATAATGCCGCTGATGTTCGTTTTCGTCGATGATATAGCTGACTGCGACGTTTTTCAGCTCTTCCGATTCCCTTGCCTCATTTATTATCAGCATCACAGCACTGTTATATTCTATAGCAAATTTTTTCTCAGACTTATGCTGCCTTTTGTATATTTGTGCGCTTGAAAGGCCATGGCTGACACGCGAACCTGCGTAGCCAAGTTTCTCCAGAAATTTTGAACTTGTTATACCCATTCCTTCAGAACAGAAAGCAGCTGAACAAATCGTGCAAAGGAGTAATATCAGAACAAAAATGGAAAATATTTTTTTCAGCGGTCAACACCTCGATCCAGCCAAAATGAAACGCGACAGTTGCATTATATAGCAATTTTGCCTAATATCTTCGTGTAATTTATGGTATCGTACTGTGAGTAATGAAAGGAGTCTTCTGAACTGATGAGATTTGGGAAAAATTATATCCTCAGACTATTTGCTGCACTTGCCTTTTCTTTGGTGATTTGCAACACAGCCTTTGCAGCCGACGGTGACATTCCGGTTGCTCTTAACTTAGATGACGGAAGGAATAATATTACGCTTGACACAGGTTTTTACAGAGGAGGAGATCTCTGGATCCCGGCTGATGCCGCGCGACAGATGGGAGTTCCTCTTATGAACGGACCGAATGGCAAGGGGTTTATCGTGAATCTACAGGACCCTGCAAATATATTCTGTGACCCACAGATCGGACTGCTCGCAGGGAACATGTTGCCTCTCTATTTCCCATCTCTGGTCGATAACGGAGTATCATATTTCAACATGACAGGAATGGAGCGTGTGACGGGCATTACGTCGGAGAGAGATAACCGGACAGTCACGTTCCGCAAGACTGTGGCCGGTGTAATACAGCCGAAACGATCAAAACCGTCAGATGCGATAAACGGAAAGTTTTCTCTCGTCTGGGCATACGTGACAAATGACAACCCCAGCCTCAGTAACGAACCCCGGATAGAAGGCCTTGACATTATATCCCCGACGTGGTTCAACCTGACCGACGGAAACGGCAGCATGGCAAACAGGGCATCCGCCGCTTACGTTGAAGAAGCTCACCGTAAGGGCTATCGTGTATGGGGGCTTGTCTCCAACGGATTCAGCAAAACCAATACAACGGCATTCTTCAGAAATGCAAGAGCAGTAAACCTCTTTATCGCACGCATACTGGCATATGCAAAGCTTTATAACCTTGACGGCATCAACATAGACTTTGAGGGCATGGACGTAAATGACAGGGAGGCCTTTGTGCGCTTTATTGCGCTGCTTGCACCGAAAATACGCTCACAGGGCCTGACATTATCCGTTGACGTTTTTATACCGGCAAACAGCAATACCTCTCGCAGCCACGACAGGGGGGCACTTTCAAGATACGTTGATTACGTCGTGCTGATGTCCTACGACCAGCACTGGCGTACATCCCCCACATCAGGCTCCGTGGCGTCTATGCCATGGGTCGAGCAGGCAGTTCAAAAAACTATTGCGGAGGGTGTCCCACCCGAGAAACTTGTGCTCGGCGTGCCGCTCTATATGAGGCGCTGGGAGGAGACACCCATAGGGGGAGGCAAAGTAAAGACAAAGGCATTCACTCTTACTATGTCTGAGTCCGACATGATCATTCAGTCAAGGAGGCTGTCGCCGATATGGATCAATAATCTCGGACAGTATTTTTATTCATATATCTTAAATGGAAAAACATACAAAGTCTGGGTCGAGGATGAGGAATCAATAGCACGCAAGCTGCTGCTCATCGATAAATACAGACTGGCCGGTGTTGCGGCCTGGCGCAAGGGACATGAAAAACCGGAAATATGGAATGTGATAAAAGAAATTCTAAAAAAAAGCTAAACGCAAATCAGACTTCAAAAAGAAAAACGCGCTTATGGCTCTGATATTACTGAAAAACCCTGAGGAGCAGCATGTGTGCATGGCAGAGAATAAACATATATAAATCGGCGGATCCTATAAAGCAGATCAGGATGGAGATCCGCCGACCATGCGGTAGACTATTGAGTTTTATTTACAGTTAAATGCCGTTGCATCATGCTGACGGCAGATGCTACCAGCCTCTGCCGCCGCCGCCGCCTCCTCCTCCTCCTACGAATCCTCCGCCGCCCATCCCGGAACTTCCTCCTGGAGCTGGTGCGGCAAGACTCTGTTTCATATGATCCTGAAGGTCTGAAGAAAAGTTCTGCAGCCCTGCTCCATACATAAAGATATACGGAGACGGGCCTGTGTACCATTGCGGACGGTACTGTGCGGATGTGAGGACTTTTTCAAATCTGTTGCCCCATGTCTTCGCGACATCGAGCGCCAAAGCATATGGCAACAGGAGCTCAAATAGCTGAGGAGTTTCCTCCGGCGGATTGAACATCTCAAGACGCTCTTTTTCAGCCGTATCCATGTAGAGCTTCAGGCCTTCTATATCGCTCAGCAGGTCACTGCCTTCCTTAGTCCTTGCGACCATAAGGGGCCTCATAACGGAGATCACAAGAGCGGCTGCAGCAAACATAAGAAACGTCAGCGGAGAAAGCCCTTCGTCTGTCAGTGCTATAGAAGCAACAGCTCCGATCAGTACCGGAGGGAAAATGCGCACGAGTAACTGCCTTACATTCTGACCACCGCTGTTTGCTGCCTTGCTGAGCCTCATGCCCAGAGCGATCATGATTACGCCGCATACGCCGGCAAGTACGACGTTTATCGGGTATTCTCCGCTGAATGGATAAAGCGCAGCAGTTCCGAGCGCATAGATAAGCACACCAACCAGCACCTTGTCAGTGTTTTTGGTGAAAAGAGTAGAGTTTCTTTTGCGGAAATTCCTTCCAAGGCTCGCCATAGCTCCTGAAAGCAGCGACCGGTTTGCCTGGGTAAGCTCTACCGTATCTATACTTCCCGGAAACAGCTGCATCATAAGCGCCTTTTCTTCCGGTTCTAAATTTTCCGGCTCGATATCTGTCTTGTGAAGGATATAATTGCCCTTTGTCGTTCCGAAGAAAGTTTTTGTCTCATCTTCTTCTTCTATCCCGAGCGCACCCTTGACAGCCAGACCAAGCACCGCGGATGTGAACGCGGTCTGGTCAAGCATCATGTCGCGCACATAGCGCAGAAATGCTGGGGAAGTGTTTTTGGGGGGGTAGAAGATAGGGATCACAGCCCTGCGTATCGGATCTTTGCCCCATTTTCTCCATGCATACCAGAACCAGCATAGCATAAGCGCAAGCGTAACAGTACCGACAATGCCCTGAGCCGTTTCGTTATCCTTTAACGGAGGCGGAGGAGGGGTGACCAGCCCTTTAGGCCATGTATACACGACAGTAAGCCCTTCACCAGGACCGAGTGCCCGTGTTGTAATCACACTGTTCCCGGAGGTCAGTTTTGCATTTTTTATGTCTCCCTTTGTCCCGGCCTCGCCAACATACCATTCTATGGTGTTGAACCCCTCGCCGAACGCCCTCCCGGGCAAAGCGACAGAGCAGGATGCTTCAATTATCGGGAATGTCCAGTCTGTTCCGGTCACGTTCCAGTACAGCTCGTCGTGATCCTCAAAGAAGCCTATCTGCCGCGTTGTTGTGTATTTTATCGTGAACGTATGGACCCCCGGAGCAATGATCCTGTCGGGATCCCCTATCCTGAGGTCAACGCTGCGCCCCGAACGTTTCGTCTGCCATGGCACCTCTGAGCCGTCGAGTCTGACGTCGGTCACATTGAAGCCGACCTCTACAGTCTTGTTCTTATCATCCCTATACTCTACAGGAAATGTCCGTATTATCCCACGCTGTATCTCGACATTTTCCACCTTTGCAACTATCGTCTCTGTGACCTCAAGCGAACTGTCCTGATTTATGCGGACATGAGCATCATATTTCTTCAGCACCTCATTGGCGGATGCGCAAGATGCTCCGGCAAAAAGCAGAAGCAACACCACAAACATGGGGATACTGCTAAAGACTTTTTTCATCTCTGACCTCCATAGCTGTCCAAAAATGGACTTTTTTTAAAACTTTATTTTCGGATTCTGTTTATCATCATCATCCGCCTCAAAGAATGGCGCCTCTGTAAAACCAAACTGTCTGGCAATAAGCACCGCCGGAAACTGCTGGATCGCCGTGTTCAGGTTGCGTACCGTGCCGTTGTAATAGCGGCGTGCCATCTGTATGTCGTTCTCGATGACCCCCAGCTGCTGCTGCAGCTCAAGGAAATTGGCATTCGCCTTGAGGTCAGGGTAACTTTCAGCTACCGCGAAAAGTGTACGCAGCGTTCCTGTGAGCGCATTCTCTGCCTTAAGCCTTTCCTCCGTATCGTCTCCGGCGCTTACAACAGCGGCCCGCGCGTTTGTTACGTTCTGCAGGGTATCCTTCTCATGCAGTGCATAGCCCTTTACAGTCTCGACAAGGTTCGGCACAAGATCCGAGCGCCTCTTAAGCTGGACATCTATGCCGCTCCAGCCCTCCTCCTTCATATTACGCAGCCTGACAAGCGCATTATAAGTCGTCATAAGCCATATAACCAGTATGGCAATTACCGCCAGAATGATCCATATTGTCATTGTCATTTTTATATTCCTCCCGTCTATTTTTTTTACACATAACACCCGGATTATACCTTTTTTGCTGCGATACTGTGATATCATTTATGCGTAGATTATTTCCGTTACTGTCCAAAGGAGGATGGATTTGAGATTAAGCACCGCCAAACTCATACAGACGATAGCCAAGCTCTTTTTCTCCATTTCGGTGCTGGGGCTCGCCGTCTTTTTTGTCTTATACAGCAAAGGCCGGATAGAGTTTAAGTACTTCTCTCTGCCGGTCATGGCATGTTTTGTAAGTATAACATGGCTGTCAATGTCCAAAATTGGAATAAAGATCATGGAACAGGAAGCAAAACATGATGAAAATAGGGAGAAGGAGTAATGATCGTTACTCTGGCAGATCAGGCAGGGCAGGTACGTACTGCAAAGGTCGGTTTCAGCTGGACTGTATTGTTCTTCGGGTTTCTGGTGCCGATATGCAGAGGAGATGCAAATTACGACTAAAATTAATACCCTGCTCGGAGGTATAACGTGCAAGGCTATTTTTCAGCCAGTTCTTCCAATGCCTCTATCGTGAGTTCTATGTCTTCCTCGCTGTTGAAATATCCGGGCGAAAGGCGCATCGCACCCTCCGGGAATGAGCCTAGTGTGCGATGGGCGAGAGGCGCACAGTGGAGTCCGGGGCGGGTCTCTATCCCGTATCTTTCTGACAGATCGCGCGCAAGGGAAGCATTGTCCTTACCGTCGATGTTTATGGAGAAAACAGGCAGCTTTTTATCGTCTTCGCGTGGGCCCAGTATGCAAAGCCCTTTTATTCTTGATATTCCATCTTCCAGTTTAGCTCCGAGTTTTTCCTCTTTTGCGCGGATATTATTCATACCAGTCTCTTCTATCCATTCAAGAGCAGCAAGCAATCCGGCAATTCCCGGAAGGTTCGGCGTTCCGGCCTCAAATTTATCCGGCATCTGTACCGGCTGGTACTCTTCGTGCGAAAAGCTTCCGGTGCCTCCTTCTATAAGCGGCTTGCAATTTTCCGCAAATTCGGGTTTCCATATTATACCTCCGGTGCCCTGCGGTCCAAATAGCCCCTTATGCCCTGTGAAACAGAGAGCCGACAACCCAAGCGCCTCAGTATCAATAGGGATTATTCCGGCAGTTTGCGCACTGTCAATGACAAGCGGGACATTTCGTTTTCTGCATACATCCGCAATTGCTTCGATATCCTGAAGCGAACCACTGACATTGCTGCAGTGGGATATAATGGCAAGGTCAGCACCTCCGTCGAGAGAATGGTCCAGCGCCTCCGGATCAAGGTAACCGCGCATGCTGCACCGTACGATCTCGAGATGGACCCCGGCCGCTTCTGCCGAACGCAGTGGGCGTAAGACGGCATTGTGTTCCATGGAAGAGGTGACGACCCTCATTCCGGGTCTGAGGATCCCCTTAAGAATGATGTTTATGGATTCTGTTACATTGGATGTGAGCGTGACATACTTTGCGTTGCTCTTTTCATATCCGCAGAAAAAAGATGCCAGCATAGAACGGCAGGTGAATACGCTGTCAAGGCTGTCTATGTCACGCCTGGAGGCAGAACCCCTGGAGAGGTTAGCTCCGTGCTCTGTGATAAAGCCATACATGGCAGAGGCTACTGCATGCGGCTTCGGCCATGTTGTCGCAGCATTGTTAAGATATATCGACATATTTTATATGTCAGCCTATCACTATTGGTTTCGGAGTGCCAAAGACTGCCTCCGTTATCTCGAACATGTTGGAGATAACCCCAACCTCTATCAGGTCTGTTATTCCAAAATGTTTCGTGCAGGTCCCGCAGACTAAAATCAGCGTGCCTCTGTCCG
This DNA window, taken from Synergistaceae bacterium, encodes the following:
- a CDS encoding LemA family protein, translated to MTIWIILAVIAILVIWLMTTYNALVRLRNMKEEGWSGIDVQLKRRSDLVPNLVETVKGYALHEKDTLQNVTNARAAVVSAGDDTEERLKAENALTGTLRTLFAVAESYPDLKANANFLELQQQLGVIENDIQMARRYYNGTVRNLNTAIQQFPAVLIARQFGFTEAPFFEADDDDKQNPKIKF
- a CDS encoding aminotransferase class V-fold PLP-dependent enzyme, whose translation is MSIYLNNAATTWPKPHAVASAMYGFITEHGANLSRGSASRRDIDSLDSVFTCRSMLASFFCGYEKSNAKYVTLTSNVTESINIILKGILRPGMRVVTSSMEHNAVLRPLRSAEAAGVHLEIVRCSMRGYLDPEALDHSLDGGADLAIISHCSNVSGSLQDIEAIADVCRKRNVPLVIDSAQTAGIIPIDTEALGLSALCFTGHKGLFGPQGTGGIIWKPEFAENCKPLIEGGTGSFSHEEYQPVQMPDKFEAGTPNLPGIAGLLAALEWIEETGMNNIRAKEEKLGAKLEDGISRIKGLCILGPREDDKKLPVFSINIDGKDNASLARDLSERYGIETRPGLHCAPLAHRTLGSFPEGAMRLSPGYFNSEEDIELTIEALEELAEK
- a CDS encoding PEP/pyruvate-binding domain-containing protein, with protein sequence MINPDKVQESYFAWRPQDDPDFAPMIYGSGTIGGKGRSLLFALRKLRDSGDPMLSATKIPKSIYFSVDIFHQFLEAVPNFETLIAQNDPERIENVFLATPLPKIVSEAVRRFLTEINDPVVVRSSSRLEDSTKHSFAGKYLSTFLSNNFPSLEERARRVEDDIRKIYARIYFPKAVGYRKKHGLGDDDMGIILIRMAGRWRGQYYYPTMAGVGYSQNFRRWNTRIKQGDGVLRIVFGLGTMSTKRGYARTVSLTNPNLRPEGQDPGKIASHAQETFHVIDADHPDELTALDIKKQWHQLISFHPDFAAYAQLYSYEDGEGIFMPIMKNMIKLEHNSKICLTFENFPRMYPLFFERMKKTLRLLEDSMGVPADIEYAYEPTEDSFCIIQSRPFWCKTCLDSGIPDLGDRQILLRAGTMVTPGCLEHISAIVYVDHNLYYSSPDFYSVARGIGHVNESLAGIPYILVSPGRIGSSNPALGVPVQYDELTNCSCIVELGIQRLGFMPELSYGTHFFSDLEVDNVLYMPVFDGEQKNILNRDWFESKKWEQGPNPAIRIYRGDFSAYMDGETNQGVIVDNCNE
- a CDS encoding DUF2207 domain-containing protein — encoded protein: MKKVFSSIPMFVVLLLLFAGASCASANEVLKKYDAHVRINQDSSLEVTETIVAKVENVEIQRGIIRTFPVEYRDDKNKTVEVGFNVTDVRLDGSEVPWQTKRSGRSVDLRIGDPDRIIAPGVHTFTIKYTTTRQIGFFEDHDELYWNVTGTDWTFPIIEASCSVALPGRAFGEGFNTIEWYVGEAGTKGDIKNAKLTSGNSVITTRALGPGEGLTVVYTWPKGLVTPPPPPLKDNETAQGIVGTVTLALMLCWFWYAWRKWGKDPIRRAVIPIFYPPKNTSPAFLRYVRDMMLDQTAFTSAVLGLAVKGALGIEEEDETKTFFGTTKGNYILHKTDIEPENLEPEEKALMMQLFPGSIDTVELTQANRSLLSGAMASLGRNFRKRNSTLFTKNTDKVLVGVLIYALGTAALYPFSGEYPINVVLAGVCGVIMIALGMRLSKAANSGGQNVRQLLVRIFPPVLIGAVASIALTDEGLSPLTFLMFAAAALVISVMRPLMVARTKEGSDLLSDIEGLKLYMDTAEKERLEMFNPPEETPQLFELLLPYALALDVAKTWGNRFEKVLTSAQYRPQWYTGPSPYIFMYGAGLQNFSSDLQDHMKQSLAAPAPGGSSGMGGGGFVGGGGGGGGGRGW